A genomic stretch from Empedobacter stercoris includes:
- a CDS encoding OmpP1/FadL family transporter: MKWIICSLSLLSVVTIKAQSISVSPYSAYGVGEQLFDNNTEQAGMGGISTVPTNPFGQSANFSNPAANQNLRMTTFNASGSGTNYNFKSGTDKENAGRFNVSNISLAFPVGEKGSFGLGFQPYSALGYDIMNTSERNDVKQSVQMKGEGGLNSIHAFYSRNLAKGFSLGLRVNYLFGELKRNEVLAVDGASLAVDYSDKSNYRGAQFTLGSMYTKKIGKTNNLYVGATYTLGTNLRTDVTDLTTTYSYIGSTQASLDTISLKRIDDGKTKIPQIFTLGAAYTKDNTWSLAVEAKYNSWKDFSQPLEGENTVMTSNVDYKNNVRLAVGGYWIPDYNSYKSYFNRVTYRAGMYYQSAQYSIYGTDIDAYGATLGFGFPIGKQNDGSMMNVSLEYGQKGKTTNNLIKENYFGVKVGFDINDIWFRKRVID, from the coding sequence ATGAAGTGGATTATTTGTAGTTTATCACTATTAAGCGTGGTAACAATAAAAGCTCAATCAATATCAGTTTCTCCTTATTCGGCTTACGGTGTGGGGGAGCAATTATTTGATAATAATACGGAACAAGCTGGTATGGGCGGTATTTCAACAGTTCCTACGAATCCTTTCGGTCAAAGTGCAAACTTTTCAAATCCGGCAGCTAACCAAAATTTGCGTATGACGACTTTCAACGCGAGTGGAAGTGGAACAAATTATAATTTCAAATCTGGAACAGACAAAGAGAACGCGGGTCGTTTTAACGTTTCTAATATCTCATTAGCATTCCCTGTTGGAGAAAAAGGAAGTTTTGGATTAGGTTTTCAACCTTATTCAGCGCTTGGATATGATATCATGAATACATCAGAAAGAAATGATGTTAAACAATCAGTCCAAATGAAAGGAGAGGGTGGATTAAATAGTATTCATGCTTTTTACTCGAGAAATCTTGCCAAAGGATTTTCTTTAGGGTTACGCGTTAATTATTTATTCGGAGAGTTAAAACGTAACGAAGTCTTAGCTGTAGATGGAGCAAGTTTAGCTGTTGATTATAGTGATAAATCTAATTATCGTGGCGCTCAATTTACGTTAGGATCAATGTATACAAAGAAAATTGGTAAAACAAATAATTTGTATGTAGGAGCAACTTATACATTAGGTACCAACCTAAGAACAGATGTTACAGATCTTACAACGACATATAGTTACATTGGATCTACTCAAGCTTCTTTGGACACAATTTCGTTAAAAAGAATTGATGATGGTAAGACAAAAATTCCTCAAATCTTTACATTAGGAGCGGCTTATACAAAAGATAATACATGGTCGTTAGCAGTTGAAGCTAAATACAATAGTTGGAAAGATTTCTCTCAACCATTAGAGGGAGAAAATACAGTAATGACTTCAAATGTTGATTATAAAAACAATGTACGATTAGCAGTTGGTGGATACTGGATTCCAGATTACAATAGTTACAAAAGTTATTTTAATCGTGTAACTTACCGTGCTGGTATGTATTATCAATCGGCTCAATATTCTATTTACGGAACAGATATAGACGCTTACGGAGCAACATTAGGGTTCGGATTTCCAATCGGAAAACAAAATGACGGTTCTATGATGAATGTTTCTTTGGAATATGGACAAAAAGGAAAAACAACAAACAACTTAATCAAAGAAAACTATTTCGGTGTGAAAGTTGGATTTGATATCAACGATATTTGGTTTAGAAAAAGAGTGATTGACTAA